The genomic DNA CCCTGTTGTAACACTTCGTTCATTGTCCACACGATCGACGTCACTCGACTCAGGCGGTCTTTCACCGGTGACAGCGATACGTCATTCCAAAATGAAGTGCCGTTCTTACGGTAATGGCACAACCGCACACGACAGGCCCATCCATCTTGGAGAGCCATCGCAAGTTTTTCCATGGAAGCCCGATCTGTATCCGGGCCGGTCAAGATCGATGTCGTTTGGCCGATCACCTCCTGTTCGGCATAGCCGGTCAGCAATAGGAAGGCGGGATTTGCATAGATGATGGGATGGTGAGACAACGTGGCATCCGTCACGAGCACGCTACAATTGGTCGCCGCGACGACGGTTGAATTCAGGACGTTCTCTTGGCGCTGCCGAATCAGTGCCCACAGAAAGAAGCTGAGGAACAGCAGCAACCCTAGGAAGAGACCAGCAACCATGCGGGACCTCCCGATGTGCAGATGAAGTAGTTAAGAATACGAACCAATTGACGTAACTTTACAGGAAAGGCAAGAGGAGAGCCCAGGTCTGATGGATAGCGCTAGGTTAGATTTTTGCACCTAAAGTAGTAGAGCCGAATGTTATCGCTCATCCTTGCCGTTTCACAAAAAAGGCGGCCGCCTGTGCGCGACGAGTAATGCGGAGCTTTTGAAATACGTTGGCCAAGTAATTCTTGACCGTCTTGTCGCTGAGGCCGAGCGCGACAGCGATTTCCTTATTGGTCTTTCCCTCGGCGACCAGTGCGACGACTCGTTCTTCCTGAGAGGACAGTTGATCCGTCCCAGGAATGGACGGCAGATCGTGAATCCCCCTCAACCATCGCAGAGCGCGTTCGGTCACACTGGAGTCCAAAATCGACTGGCCGTTGGCAACCGAACGGATGGCTTCGAGTAATGCGGGTGAATCGATTTCTTTGAGGACATAGCCATGAGCGCCGGCGAGCACTGCGGCAAGAACGGAGTCATCGTCGGCATAGGACGTCAAGAAAATAACCCGTATCCCCGGAAGCGTCCCTAGAATTTCCCGACAGGCGTCGACCCCGGATCCGTCCGGCAGTCGGACATCCATCAAGATCACGTCGGGTTTCAATTTCTGCGCCTGTTGAATTGCATCCGCCATGGTCCCTGCTTCACCTACAACGATGACTCCTTGAGTTTGGCCGAGCACCGTCCGTAATCCCACTCGAATGACTTCATGATCGTCGACAAGCACGACTCGAATGGCTTGAGTTTTAGTTGTGAGCATAATGAGTATCCTTTGGAAGATCGAGGCAAATCCTCGTCCCCTTGTCAGGTTTTGATTGAATGGCGAACAAGCCGCGTATTTTTTGAGCCCGTGCCGCCATGTTGACTAATCCATGACCGACTCCCTGAACCGACCGTGTATTAAACCCAATGCCGTCATCCGTCACGGCGAGGCGATCTGAGCGGATGAGGTCCCGGAGCGACACCGTGATCCGTTTAGCCCGACTATGGCGGAGCGCATTACTCAACCCTTCCCGTACGATGTTGATAATATGGAGCGCCTGTTCGGTGGAAAGCCGCCGTGCTGCCGCCTCATCGATTCTCACTCGGCATCTGGCGGAAGAGGAAGTGGACATCGTTTCGACCATGGTACGCAGGGCGGCCGAGAAGTCTCCACCTTGCATCACTTGAGATTCGAGTCCGGCGATAAAATTCCTGACCTCCGTCATGACTTGGTTGAGTTGCCCGATGGCTTGATTTAATGTCGCCATGAATTTCTCCGCCACATGATCTTGTTGTTTCTTGATCAGCGGTTTACACGCTTCTAACCCCAGCCCGACTGCATACAAGGATTGAAGAATACCATCGTGGAGGTCTTGACTGATCCGTTCCCGTTCTTGAAGTGCCGCGCTCAGGTCTCGCTCCCGCTGCAGGAGTATCTCTTCCATTCGTTTACGCTCGGTGATATCGGTCGCGGTTCCGAGCACCATATGGACCCGCCCCTGGTCATCGAAAATCGGCCTCTTGACCGTTTGTAACCAGCGCGTCCTTCCTTCTGCATCGGTGATCCTCTCTTCCGGGATGAACCGATCCCTCCCGGAATGAATCACCTCAAGATCGCTCTTCCGAAAAGACTCCACCTCTTCCGCATTGGGATTGAAGTCAGCGTCTGATTTCCCAATTAAGCCTTCTACCGTAGAGCCATACCAATCTGCCACGGCTTTGTTGGCCATGGTAAAACATCCCTCACGGTCCTTGGCAAAAATCAGGTCGGGGTCCGTGTCAATGACCTGTCGCAAGAACGTATGGGACCGGTGGAGTTCGGCCTCCGCCCGCCTGCGTTCCCCAATATCCCTTAGGATTGCGCAGCCGTACTCCTTCCCATCATACTGCAGATAATTAAAGGTCACCTCCATCTCTAAGACAGTACCGGTTCGTGACCAATACGTGGCTTCAAATGCCAACGCTCCCTGCTCCTTTAAGTAATTCCAATGTTCCGACCATCGTTCCACCGGAAAATTGGGATCGATGTCGTGCATAGTCATGGTCGTCAGGTCCTGCCATGCATACCCCAACATCCGGCATGCGGTATCATTGACGTTGAATATTCGGCCAGTCTGATCGACCCATAAGATCGCCTCTACTGCCTGATCCACTGAGAATTGGGTCAACCGCAGCGCTCGTTCCATCCGTTTGCTCTCTGTGACATCATCCCCAACCGTTACGCTACATGGCTTACCGTTCAACTCAATGAGTTCCGACGACAACAGGCACTGGCGGATTTCTCCGCTCTTGCTCCGCAGGGTTACTTCCATGTTCCGGACAGATCCTACACGTTTCAACTGTTCGATGAAGCGAGCCCGTTCCTCCACTGAATGCCAGAGACCCATCTGTAACGTGGTATATCCCACAACTTCTTCTTTGCGATATCCAAATAACTGATATGCAGCATCATTGGCGTCCACGACTCGGCCAGAGTCCAGCTCGCTGACAACGACCGGATGGGGGCTGGCTCGGAACGCCTTCGCAAAACGCTCTTCACTGGCGCGTAGCGCCTCCTCCGCCTGTTTGCGCTCGGTAATATCGACTATGGCACCGATCAACCGAGTCAACCGTCCGTTCTGATCACGAACGCTATGGCATCGCACATCGGTCCACACGATGGAGCCGCCTTTCTTGACCATGCGAAGTTCGCAGCGGCACATGTCCGCTGTTCCGTCCCGCATCCGTTCCCAATTGCTCATAGCGATTGGTCGATCGTCGGAAAAGACCAAGTTCAGCCAGGCATAAGGTTCGGGGGAAAGCTCATCCGGGGCATAACCAAAGATGGCTTTCAGATTGGCGTCTCCATAATGGTATTGGCTCTTTTCGATATCCATTTCCCACACACCCACTTTGCCGATAGCAGTGGCCCGCCCATAACGCTCCTCGCTCTCCCGCAATGCAACTTCCACCCGCTTGCGCTCGGTGATGTCGTTGCCGATCGTCAGCAGACATCTTTTCCCCTTGAGGGTGATCAGGTCGACCGAGATGAGGAATTGGCGCAGGTCCCCATTCTTCATCCGCATCGACACTTCTCGGTTTCGGACTGATCCTTCGGATCGGAGGTGATCAATCAACTTGGCTCGTTCTTGAAGATCAGGCCAGACTCCGAGCATCAATGTGGTGTTTCCAATCACTTCTTCTCGGCAAAAACCGTACACCTTCAAACAGGCGTCGTTCACCTCGATGCAACGACCGGTTTCAAGCTCCGTGATCCCGATCAGATGAGGGCTTGCGCGGAAGGCTTTGGAGAATCGTTCCTCGCTTTCGCGCAGCGCCTCTTCCGCCTCCTTGCGTTCGGTGATGTCGCGCATGAAACAATGGTGACCAAGGACACCGCCGGCAGACGGTTTGCTTATGACCATCAGGACCTGCTGAAAGAAGATGGAGCCGTCTTTTCTCACAGCTCGGCATTCAAACTCTGCTTTCCCTTTTTCCAGTAACTGCTCATACGCTTGTTGGGCGATGCCTAGGTCTTCTGGATGCACGGTCGGCTCCCATGTTCGCCCGAGCAACTCGGATGGTTCGTACCCAAGCATCGCCGCGTAGGGCCGGTTCACCTCCAGATAACGGCCATCCAAGTCGACTCGGGCGATGCCCGGCATGGCCTGGGCTAAGGCCAGGTTCATTTCCCGCACACAGTCTTCACCCCGCTTGCGCTCGGTGATGTCGGAGAACAAGCCGAGGATGGCCGGCTTGCCGTTCCAAGTGATCCGAGCTGCCTCGACCTGAACTGGAATCGGTGTTCCATCCATCTTCAGATACATTCGTTCCGCACTATGGACAGACACTCCGCCGGTCAGCAGGCGTTCCACATTCTTACGGACTTCTTGATGATAGTTCGGATGGATGAACTCAAATGTCGGCCGGTCGAGAATATCCTGAGCATCGTTCGCTCCCAGGAGGACGGCGCCCGTGTGGTTGATGTAGACTACCCGTCCTTCACTGAAGACGAACACACCGGATGGTGAAAGCTCGACCAAAGTCCTGTACCATTCTTCACTCTCCCGTATCGACTCTTCCATCCGTTTACGATCAGTAATATCGGAGTGTGAGCCGAGGAGACGAATCCTTCGGCCATCCGGTTCGAGCACGAAGGAGGCACGCGCCTCGATCCATCGGTAAGTCCCATCCCTATGCCGCAGACGAAACTCCTGCCGATACTCTCCCTCGCGCTGAGAAACGTAGTCTCGTACATACGCCACCGCCCTCTCGTGATCATCGGGGTGCAAATGTGTCGTCCATGTCTCAAATGAGTCTGCCATCTCCGTCGGCCCATAGCCGAGCTGATACTTCCACTCTTCGGATAAGACGACCTCGTTCGTTTCCGTATTCCAGTCCCATAACCCTGTACCGGACGCCTGGAGGGCTTGTCGGAGTTTTTCTTGTGCGGTCCGTAGCATCGCTTCCGCAAATTTCCGCTCGGTGATGTCACGTGAATTCACGATCACACGGCATCGTCGTTCCGGATCACAGATCGCCCGCCCGATTCCTTCGAAACTGCGCCATGAACCATCTTTGTGGCGAAAACGGAATTCGGCCATTTGAGGCGTTCCAGGTCGCTGGATAAGCAACTGAAACGTCTCGATCACAACAGGAAGATCCTCCAGATGAACGAACTCGAAGGCGATATGCCCATCGAGTTCGTGTTGTGCATACCCCAGCAATCGCTCAAATGATGGGCTTTCGAACTGGATTGCCCCGTCCGGATCGAGAACCGTAATAATATCGGAGGAATGCTCAATCAGCGCACGGAAGTGCTCTTCGCGTTGCTGCAGAGCGAGTTCCGTCCGCTTGCGATCAGTAATGTCCAAGGCCATCCCCAACATGCGAATGGGCTGACCGCTGCCATCACGCACAATCTCGCCGCGGCAATGAATCGTCCGTACTTCGCCCTCTGGGCGAACGATTCGGCATTCGATATCGTAGGTGGTCTTCCCTGCCAACGCGTCATCGATCGACGCCAGGACCCGATCATGGTCGTCCGGGAGTACGGCCGACACAAAACTGTCGAAGTTCATCTCTCGGGATCGGGGCTCATAGCCGAAGATTCGGTAGAGTTCATCCGACCATTCAGCCTCGCCGCTTGCGATATCCCAATTCCAACTCCCCAGATGAGCAAGAGCTTGTGCGGCATGCAAGTGACTAGTCCGTTCAAGCATGATTCGTTCCCGTTCGGCCAGTTCACGTGAGAGATCGGCTACTTGCCTGCGCAGCAGATCTAATTCATGAAGGTGACTCGTAAGACTCATGATGAGGCTCCTTGGTAGGCGACATCGATCATACATCGAGGGCCGGTTCGGCTCATGAGAGCAACCATTTCATGAACCGATGATCGAGTCCGACTTTCCCCGGAAAAAGCTTTCGTCTTGGGCCGAAGTTATTGTTCCTAAGGAAAGCAGCAGTTTCCTATGAGAAATGAAGAAAAGTCTAGATCCAAATGGCCCGGAGATCTTTAGCGGGAAATCAGCAGAAGCTGGTTAGATCGATGGTGCCGAAGGCGGGACTTGAACCCGCACGGCTTTCGCCACACGCCCCTCAAACGTGCGTGTCTGCCATTCCACCACTTCGGCGCTCAGCAAGATGTGAACGAGCCTGCTACCTTGCGTTCTCGCATCACTAAATACTCAACGTACACACAGGTAGGTCTCAGGCTTTCGTCCGCTGCGGCCTTGTCACAGGCTTGTTTGACCATTCTGCCTTGCCTGCCTTGAGGCTCGATCAGCTATGAGGGCGAAGGAAGGCATTATAGGAGGAGGGTAAAATTCTTGTCAATCAATCGGTCGTCCGGTAAAATCGGCATCTCATTGTTGAGGCGCTCTTTCATGATACAAACAGACCAACGAGGTCTCTCTTCTTCCATTGCGGCATTTTTCGATGTCGACAATACTATTTTACCCGGTGAAGCGAGCGAAGTAAGATTTTTTCGCTGGCTGTGGCGACGCGGTGTCATCGGTTGGCCTGAAGCTCGCGACAGTGTGTCCTGGCTCATGCGACATCTCCCTACATTCTCGCTGCACCCTCTCCGCGAGCGGAAGCTGTACCTGGCCGGAAAACCTTCGCAAGTGATTCAACTGTTGGGTGAGGAGTTTTGTCGCGAGGAATTATGCCCTCGTGTTTCTCCCGTCGCCATGCGGATGCTCGACGAACATCGCCGTGCCGGTCATGCCATCATTTTCGTGACAGGGTCCATCGATTTCCTGATCGCCCCTGTCGCCGACGCGCTTCGAGCTGATCGATGTTTTGCGAGTCGGTTGGAGCAACAGAACGGCCTCTATACCGGGTTCCTTGTACCCCCCCTTCCTTATGGTGAGGGGAAACGCCGACTCATCGATCGGTTGACCCATGAACTGACGCTGGATCTGTCTCAATGCTATGCGTACGGAGACAGTCCCGGCGATCTCGACCTGCTCCGGGCCGTAGGTCATCCGACGGTGGTGAATCCGATTCGTGGCATGGCCTCCATCGCCCGACGCGAGAACTGGCCGATCGTCAAATGGCAATGAGCTGCTGCTTGTGATCGGATCAACCATTTCCCGGCGAATCATCCAATCGACTATTCGATAAGCCTACACACTACTCATGCGCATCACCGAAGTTTTTCATAGCGTTCAAGGGGAATCGACCTTTGCCGGCCTCCCCTGCGTGTTCGTGCGTCTGACCGGTTGTCCTCTGCGGTGCACCTGGTGCGATACGGAATATGCTTTCGTCGGCGGAACAGAACGGTCCATCGATGATATTCTCGACACGGTGCGATCCTATGGTTGTCGGTTGGTTGAAGTGACGGGAGGTGAACCGTTAGCCCAACCGGATACGGCCACGCTGTTGCGTCGGTTGTGCGAAGAAGGCTTCACGGTCCTCCTGGAAACAAGCGGAGCGGTGGATACCGCCATAGTTCACCCGTCGGTCCGTATTATTCTGGACGTGAAGTGCCCGGCAAGCGGCATGACGGAACGGACGCACTGGCCCAATGTCGAACGTTTACGGCCACAGGACGAAGCGAAATTCGTCATTCAAGATCGGAGTGATTATGAATGGGCTAAAAACATGCTGGATCGCTTTCGGTTGGCCGATCGCTGCCCAGTCCTCTTTAGTCCTGTATTCGGTGCGCTGGATCCACAACAATTAGCCGAATGGATCCTGGCAGATCGACTGCCTATTCGCCTTCAGCTGCAGCTCCACAAGTATATCTGGGCACCCGATATGCGGGGAGTGTGAAGGCCCTTCTCCGTCGATCGGGATGGCGTCATCATGATGACGCCCACCAATCGGCTGATGACGGTTGGTGATTGACACATCAAAAGG from Nitrospira sp. includes the following:
- a CDS encoding Regulatory protein, LuxR:Response regulator receiver — translated: MLTTKTQAIRVVLVDDHEVIRVGLRTVLGQTQGVIVVGEAGTMADAIQQAQKLKPDVILMDVRLPDGSGVDACREILGTLPGIRVIFLTSYADDDSVLAAVLAGAHGYVLKEIDSPALLEAIRSVANGQSILDSSVTERALRWLRGIHDLPSIPGTDQLSSQEERVVALVAEGKTNKEIAVALGLSDKTVKNYLANVFQKLRITRRAQAAAFFVKRQG
- a CDS encoding diguanylate cyclase/phosphodiesterase (GGDEF & EAL domains) with PAS/PAC sensor(s), which produces MSLTSHLHELDLLRRQVADLSRELAERERIMLERTSHLHAAQALAHLGSWNWDIASGEAEWSDELYRIFGYEPRSREMNFDSFVSAVLPDDHDRVLASIDDALAGKTTYDIECRIVRPEGEVRTIHCRGEIVRDGSGQPIRMLGMALDITDRKRTELALQQREEHFRALIEHSSDIITVLDPDGAIQFESPSFERLLGYAQHELDGHIAFEFVHLEDLPVVIETFQLLIQRPGTPQMAEFRFRHKDGSWRSFEGIGRAICDPERRCRVIVNSRDITERKFAEAMLRTAQEKLRQALQASGTGLWDWNTETNEVVLSEEWKYQLGYGPTEMADSFETWTTHLHPDDHERAVAYVRDYVSQREGEYRQEFRLRHRDGTYRWIEARASFVLEPDGRRIRLLGSHSDITDRKRMEESIRESEEWYRTLVELSPSGVFVFSEGRVVYINHTGAVLLGANDAQDILDRPTFEFIHPNYHQEVRKNVERLLTGGVSVHSAERMYLKMDGTPIPVQVEAARITWNGKPAILGLFSDITERKRGEDCVREMNLALAQAMPGIARVDLDGRYLEVNRPYAAMLGYEPSELLGRTWEPTVHPEDLGIAQQAYEQLLEKGKAEFECRAVRKDGSIFFQQVLMVISKPSAGGVLGHHCFMRDITERKEAEEALRESEERFSKAFRASPHLIGITELETGRCIEVNDACLKVYGFCREEVIGNTTLMLGVWPDLQERAKLIDHLRSEGSVRNREVSMRMKNGDLRQFLISVDLITLKGKRCLLTIGNDITERKRVEVALRESEERYGRATAIGKVGVWEMDIEKSQYHYGDANLKAIFGYAPDELSPEPYAWLNLVFSDDRPIAMSNWERMRDGTADMCRCELRMVKKGGSIVWTDVRCHSVRDQNGRLTRLIGAIVDITERKQAEEALRASEERFAKAFRASPHPVVVSELDSGRVVDANDAAYQLFGYRKEEVVGYTTLQMGLWHSVEERARFIEQLKRVGSVRNMEVTLRSKSGEIRQCLLSSELIELNGKPCSVTVGDDVTESKRMERALRLTQFSVDQAVEAILWVDQTGRIFNVNDTACRMLGYAWQDLTTMTMHDIDPNFPVERWSEHWNYLKEQGALAFEATYWSRTGTVLEMEVTFNYLQYDGKEYGCAILRDIGERRRAEAELHRSHTFLRQVIDTDPDLIFAKDREGCFTMANKAVADWYGSTVEGLIGKSDADFNPNAEEVESFRKSDLEVIHSGRDRFIPEERITDAEGRTRWLQTVKRPIFDDQGRVHMVLGTATDITERKRMEEILLQRERDLSAALQERERISQDLHDGILQSLYAVGLGLEACKPLIKKQQDHVAEKFMATLNQAIGQLNQVMTEVRNFIAGLESQVMQGGDFSAALRTMVETMSTSSSARCRVRIDEAAARRLSTEQALHIINIVREGLSNALRHSRAKRITVSLRDLIRSDRLAVTDDGIGFNTRSVQGVGHGLVNMAARAQKIRGLFAIQSKPDKGTRICLDLPKDTHYAHN
- a CDS encoding Phosphoserine phosphatase: MSINRSSGKIGISLLRRSFMIQTDQRGLSSSIAAFFDVDNTILPGEASEVRFFRWLWRRGVIGWPEARDSVSWLMRHLPTFSLHPLRERKLYLAGKPSQVIQLLGEEFCREELCPRVSPVAMRMLDEHRRAGHAIIFVTGSIDFLIAPVADALRADRCFASRLEQQNGLYTGFLVPPLPYGEGKRRLIDRLTHELTLDLSQCYAYGDSPGDLDLLRAVGHPTVVNPIRGMASIARRENWPIVKWQ
- a CDS encoding 7-carboxy-7-deazaguanine synthase, which produces MRITEVFHSVQGESTFAGLPCVFVRLTGCPLRCTWCDTEYAFVGGTERSIDDILDTVRSYGCRLVEVTGGEPLAQPDTATLLRRLCEEGFTVLLETSGAVDTAIVHPSVRIILDVKCPASGMTERTHWPNVERLRPQDEAKFVIQDRSDYEWAKNMLDRFRLADRCPVLFSPVFGALDPQQLAEWILADRLPIRLQLQLHKYIWAPDMRGV